One Castanea sativa cultivar Marrone di Chiusa Pesio chromosome 4, ASM4071231v1 DNA window includes the following coding sequences:
- the LOC142631517 gene encoding leucoanthocyanidin reductase-like: MCGSNTNVSEAGRTMIIGSTGFIGRFVAENSLDFGRPTYLLVQSRPTSPSKASTIKSLQERGAIIIHGSIEDRDLMEKVLKEHKIEVVISVVGGAHISTQFSLVDAIKAVGTVKRFLPSEFGHDMDRADPVEPALTMYEEKRKVRRYIEAAGVPYTYICCNSIAAWPYHDNHHPADVLPPLDTFHVYGDGTVKAYFVAGDDIGKFTIKSVDDVRTLNKTLHFRPSGNLLNINELASLWEEKIGRKLPRVTVSEDDLLTAAKEMPIPHSIVAALTHDIFIIGCQVNYSMDKPTDVEVSSLYPDTPFRTIDECFKDFARLIGDTPKVVNKPISNDAIIVPNSKPEALAITAS; encoded by the exons atgtgtggtTCAAATACTAATGTCTCGGAGGCTGGCCGGACCATGATCATAGGCTCAACTGGGTTTATAGGCCGCTTTGTGGCGGAAAATAGCCTCGACTTTGGTCGGCCGACGTACCTTCTTGTTCAGTCTAGACCAACCTCCCCCTCCAAGGCGTCCACCATCAAATCCCTGCAAGAAAGAGGAGCCATTATCATACAT GGCTCAATTGAGGATCGGGATTTAATGGAGAAGGTTCTGAAAGAGCACAAGATTGAGGTTGTAATATCAGTTGTTGGTGGTGCACACATCTCAACCCAGTTCAGTTTAGTTGATGCCATTAAAGCTGTAGGCACTGTCAAG AGGTTTTTACCATCGGAGTTTGGGCACGACATGGACAGAGCGGATCCAGTGGAGCCAGCCCTGACCATGTacgaagaaaagagaaaagtcAGACGGTATATTGAGGCGGCTGGGGTCCCATACACATACATTTGCTGCAACTCTATTGCTGCATGGCCCTACCATGACAACCATCATCCGGCTGATGTTCTTCCTCCTTTGGATACCTTCCACGTATATGGTGATGGCACTGTCAAAG CTTATTTTGTGGCCGGTGACGACATTGGAAAATTCACAATAAAATCTGTTGATGATGTTCGAACGCTCAACAAAACTCTTCATTTTCGGCCATCTGGAAATTTGCTAAACATAAATGAGCTTGCATCTTTGTGGGAGGAGAAGATTGGGCGTAAGCTCCCTAGGGTCACCGTTTCAGAGGATGACCTACTTACCGCTGCCAAAG AGATGCCCATCCCACATAGCATTGTTGCAGCCCTTACTCATGACATTTTCATAATTGGTTGCCAAGTAAATTACTCCATGGACAAGCCGACCGATGTTGAAGTCAGCTCTCTTTATCCGGACACACCTTTCCGAACCATTGACGAGTGCTTCAAGGACTTCGCCAGATTGATTGGTGACACTCCAAAAGTAGTCAACAAGCCAATAAGCAACGATGCCATCATTGTGCCAAATTCTAAACCAGAAGCGTTGGCAATCACCGCATCTTAA